Proteins from a single region of Kluyveromyces lactis strain NRRL Y-1140 chromosome A complete sequence:
- the MRPL20 gene encoding mitochondrial 54S ribosomal protein mL58 (similar to uniprot|P22354 Saccharomyces cerevisiae YKR085C MRPL20 Mitochondrial ribosomal protein of the large subunit), which translates to MVRLFSTSARAAKDLSKIIDKSGKLPKIVGPATIYNPKSSASNYKGYLKAKIPAGLYYDPAPSSIHGSTNSETIPKSFLPATDPRHDIIDDLTQGNAEISRVAPVLHEKGEKTYHLKPEDIAEIRRLRLEDPVKNSRKALAKKFNCSPLFISIVSEPPKERKTEMNQVLETIKSQWHPKRALARAERKKRKELWYRA; encoded by the coding sequence ATGGTGAGACTATTTTCGACCAGCGCCCGTGCGGCCAaggatctttcaaagataatTGATAAATCAGGTAAGTTACCTAAGATCGTTGGACCAGCTACCATTTACAATCCAAAATCATCTGCCTCCAATTACAAAGGTTATTTGAAAGCCAAGATTCCAGCAGGTCTATATTACGATCCAGCTCCATCCTCTATCCATGGTTCTACTAACTCAGAAACGATTCCAAAATCTTTCTTACCGGCCACTGATCCAAGGCACGACATTATAGATGACCTAACGCAAGGTAACGCAGAGATATCGAGGGTAGCGCCAGTGTTACATGAGAAGGGTGAGAAGACCTACCATTTGAAGCCTGAAGACATCGCTGAGATTAGAAGACTAAGACTGGAGGACCCGGTGAAAAACTCTAGAAAAGCTTTAGCAAAGAAGTTCAACTGTTCTCCGTTGTTCATCTCTATTGTTTCTGAACCACCcaaggaaagaaagacaGAAATGAATCAAGTTCTTGAGACGATAAAGAGCCAATGGCATCCTAAGAGAGCATTGGCCAGAGCcgaaagaaaaaagagaaaggaaCTCTGGTACAGAGCATGA
- the SGO1 gene encoding Sgo1p (weakly similar to uniprot|O00031 Saccharomyces cerevisiae YOR073W SGO1 Component of the spindle checkpoint involved in sensing lack of tension on mitotic chromosomes protects centromeric Rec8p at meiosis I required for accurate chromosomal segregation at meiosis II and for mitotic chromosome stability) — translation MSASSQYDEFQAMLEQQKGIYLQQNSQLAKYNSSLMMKITDMETKVSELVQENVSLRSRLSMGELRYREKLNTVFQTLEDGIVEKFLQMNQLLTTVRESQGLESGIHDNPLKPILRGSNGISPRSAKKVEFTGANTTTKPVGFEDPIAEDNHENSGNSLELNDDEVRPLRKRRRKSSRRESLFIPADFEFNDEDPELELNQLPITEDEPPPSTAATSVPEEESQENKHTKEEREDEGKENVSTIPLVPVLPSVTNTGTECSNTNKNNTTEMETALAEDDSYNFTTSVIEYSIPEETSTHEHSHILLETSKSKIDVYNDREETNNNEADDSMNIVQCTIPSQSKIKHSMKHPRTKLKGGQDDIMPHTDYDKDDEKRERRTRGKAVNYKLPSLRAKMRRPTEKLVDATTVTDIHDLQVKRRNNQQQGIPSDDDDQEELLVPAGVPDTNVVIATVEEENRKEPPALPLHEIHLAQNVKPKIALKELSANAINRKVKTSTAVKAISHTKSRVLKDVKFNTLPTKQQAIENNSSDPNVSDENENSNVKPTRTKQATSDLAAFEIIDGISLKHVSRTHRVRAKEDMNKKRKRIHNDEISI, via the coding sequence ATGAGCGCTTCTTCGCAGTACGATGAATTTCAAGCTATGCTTGAGCAACAAAAGGGAATTTATTTACAGCAGAACAGTCAGCTTGCGAAATATAATTCCAGTCTTATGATGAAAATCACTGATATGGAGACTAAAGTGAGTGAATTGGTGCAAGAGAATGTTTCCTTACGGTCGCGGCTTTCTATGGGTGAATTGCGCTATCGTGAGAAGCTCAATACTGTTTTCCAGACGTTAGAGGACGGAATTGTAGAAAAATTCTTGCAAATGAACCAATTGTTGACCACAGTACGGGAGAGCCAGGGTTTAGAATCAGGTATTCATGATAACCCTCTTAAACCGATTTTGAGAGGCTCGAATGGTATAAGCCCGAGATCTGCGAAGAAAGTGGAGTTTACTGGTGCAAATACCACAACGAAACCAGTTGGGTTTGAGGATCCAATTGCGGAAGATAACCATGAAAATAGCGGGAATAGTCTCGAGCtgaatgatgatgaggTACGACCTCTGAGAAAGAGGAGGCGTAAGAGTTCACGGAGAGAGTCGTTGTTCATTCCTGCAGATTTCGAGTTTAACGATGAGGACCCGGAACTAGAACTGAATCAACTGCCGATAACTGAGGATGAACCGCCGCCTAGTACTGCAGCCACCTCAGTACCTGAGGAAGAGTCTCAGGAGAACAAGCATACAAAAGAAGAGCGTGAAGACGAGGGAAAAGAGAATGTCTCTACGATACCTTTGGTACCGGTCCTTCCATCTGTTACTAACACAGGCACTGAATGTAGCAATACcaataaaaataatactACAGAAATGGAAACTGCACTTGCCGAAGATGATTCTTACAATTTCACTACATCAGTCATTGAATATTCCATTCCAGAGGAAACTTCAACTCACGAGCATTCACATATCCTACTGGAAACGTCGAAATCGAAAATTGATGTATACAACGACAGAGAAGAGACAAACAACAATGAGGCTGATGACTCAATGAATATCGTCCAGTGCACAATCCCATCACAATCGAAAATTAAACATTCCATGAAACATCCTAGGACGAAACTGAAAGGTGGCCAAGATGATATTATGCCCCACACAGATTACgataaagatgatgaaaaacGAGAAAGAAGGACTAGAGGCAAAGCTGTCAACTATAAACTCCCATCACTACGTGCTAAGATGCGTAGACCCACTGAAAAATTGGTGGATGCCACAACTGTCACCGATATTCATGATTTACAAGTGAAACGTAGAAATAACCAACAACAGGGAATACCGtctgatgacgatgatCAGGAAGAACTCTTAGTGCCTGCTGGCGTACCTGACACAAATGTCGTCATTGCAACagtggaagaagagaaCAGAAAGGAACCACCGGCTTTACCATTACATGAGATTCACCTTGCACAAAACGTTAAACCTAAAATCGCtctgaaagaattatcaGCTAACGCTATCAACAGAAAAGTTAAAACATCTACTGCCGTAAAAGCAATAAGCCACACTAAATCGCGAGTGCTTAAAGATGTCAAGTTCAACACATTGCCCACAAAGCAACAAGCTATTGAAAACAACTCGTCCGATCCAAATGTatctgatgaaaatgaaaatagcAACGTGAAACCGACAAGAACTAAACAGGCTACTTCAGATCTAGCagcatttgaaattatAGATGGAATTTCTCTGAAACATGTATCCAGGACACATCGTGTCAGAGCAAAAGAAGACATGAACAAAAAACGTAAAAGAATTCATAATGACGAAATAAGCATATGA
- the HBS1 gene encoding ribosome dissociation factor GTPase HBS1 (similar to uniprot|P32769 Saccharomyces cerevisiae YKR084C), whose translation MSKFYDDDDAVDYDDDVPDFQDEDEFDDYLNDEEFELMNQLFPLAKEQLADYQGWDNLAVKVAIFDHNFELEPALVDLKRRFKKKVSFICLFAEQKVEKKLSALELLARKRAEARNKASTMAPATTKVSLLDKLKNGGGNGQNGNPVKTTVSVASRLQSLKRGPITTDNNSNGAATASFSQPKTHTLASKLASLRKSKPEGQIIEKPEAEETNVEVVIEENKIDHEKKDKDDPWVILNQLKDSAYVSNINEILAINKVPLYSGILEKLEFNSTTTKRKHEELFSVYYPNTNNRVVKKQAIANFSKPSPDDVVINQQKAAFEVDKIKEKVADLSIQDKQSSKTVEKEEDINDDDDDDEKLPFEEPVVKTYKKVSVPTKPKNAINISSYLDNKKPHLNFVVLGHVDAGKSTLMGRLLYDVGAVDTKLIRKLQKESEMIGKSSFHLAWVMDQTSEERNRGVTVDICTSDFATTKSSFTIVDAPGHRDFVPNAIVGISQADVAVLSVDCGTDAFESGFNLDGQTKEHALLARSLGIKHIVVAMNKMDSVSWYEGRFNDIRSELAVFFEEIGFKGNDVSWVPCSGLSGEGIFKTPYPPSQTWYQGPSLVGELENVALKLACVDESVTKEPFLFNILDVTPTSKNTSAIISGKVESGTIQPGETITIYPSEQSCVVDSILCGNDSQKVDIALHGDFVQLKLHNAFPEDIQGGDLASIVGFDIPSSQEFTSRLLTFRLDRPLLPGTSLMLFRGATEQPCRIKKLCCTVDKSNPSKVLKKKVKHLGSQQAAIVEIELVEKKRRIPMLTFEQNKKLGRVVLRKEGRTIGAALIKSLDY comes from the exons ATGTCTAAGTTTtatgacgatgatgacgCTGTGGATTATGACGACGATGTACCTGATTTCCAGGACGAGGATGAATTTGACGATTATTTaaacgatgaagaatttgaattgatgaaCCAGTTGTTTCCCCTGGCGAAGGAGCAATTAGCTGATTATCAGGGTTGGGATAACTTGGCCGTGAAAGTTGCGATTTTTGATCACAATTTCGAGTTAGAACCTGCATTGGTCGATTTAAAGAGaagattcaagaaaaagg TATCAtttatttgtttgtttgCAGAACAGAAAgtggaaaagaaactatcGGCCTTAGAATTACTGGCTAGGAAACGTGCAGAAGCAAGGAATAAGGCTTCAACAATGGCACCTGCAACAACTAAGGTTTCTCTTCTGGACAAACTCAAGAACGGAGGTGGTAATGGACAAAATGGTAATCCTGTAAAAACAACTGTATCCGTAGCTAGTCGATTGCAATCACTTAAAAGGGGACCCATTACTACTGACAATAACAGTAACGGCGCTGCAACTGCATCCTTTTCACAACCGAAAACTCACACATTGGCATCAAAATTGGCATCACTCAGGAAAAGTAAACCTGAGGGACAGATTATAGAGAAACCCGAAGCGGAAGAAACGAACGTAGAGGTGGTCATCGAAGAAAATAAGATAGAtcatgaaaagaaagataagGATGACCCATGGGTCATACTTaaccaattgaaagattcagcATATGTCAGTAATATAAACGAAATTCTGGCAATCAACAAGGTACCGTTATATTCTGGCATCTTGGAGAAACTAGAGTTTAATTCAACAACCacgaaaaggaaacacGAAGAACTGTTTTCAGTCTATTATCCAAATACTAACAATAGAGTAGTTAAAAAACAAGCAATTGCTAACTTTAGCAAGCCATCTCCGGATGATGTCGTAATAAACCAACAAAAGGCAGCATTCGAGGTGGataaaattaaagaaaaggtCGCTGATTTATCTATACAAGATAaacaaagttcaaaaactgttgaaaaagaagaggatatcaatgacgatgacgatgatgatgagaagTTACCTTTTGAAGAGCCTGTTGTGAAGACTTACAAGAAGGTGAGTGTTCCTACAAAACCTAAAAATGCAATCAATATTTCTTCCTACCTCGACAACAAGAAACctcatttgaattttgtAGTTCTAGGTCACGTTGATGCAGGAAAATCCACATTGATGGGACGTCTACTATACGACGTTGGTGCTGTTGATACAAAATTGATTCGTAAGTTGCAAAAGGAAAGTGAAATGATTGGCAAGTCCTCATTCCATCTTGCTTGGGTCATGGATCAAACTTCAGAGGAAAGAAATAGGGGTGTTACCGTTGACATTTGTACTAGTGATTTTGCCACTACTAAAAGTTCGTTCACCATTGTTGATGCTCCTGGTCATAGAgattttgttccaaatgCAATTGTTGGGATTTCACAGGCTGATGTCGCTGTTCTTTCAGTAGACTGTGGAACCGATGCATTTGAATCAGGTTTTAACCTTGATGGTCAGACTAAAGAACACGCATTGCTAGCCAGAAGTCTCGGAATTAAACATATCGTTGTTGCCATGAATAAAATGGACTCTGTATCGTGGTACGAAGGTAGATTTAACGACATTAGATCAGAATTGGCTGTTTTCTTCGAAGAAATCGGTTTCAAAGGTAACGATGTAAGCTGGGTTCCATGCAGCGGGTTAAGTGGTGAGGGTATCTTCAAAACCCCATATCCGCCATCTCAAACTTGGTATCAGGGACCAAGTCTCGTTGGGGAACTTGAAAATGTTGCTTTGAAGCTAGCATGTGTTGATGAAAGTGTTACCAAAGAGCCTTTCCTCTTCAACATTTTGGATGTCACTCCAACTTCCAAAAATACATCCGCCATTATATCTGGTAAAGTAGAATCAGGTACTATTCAACCGGGCGAAACTATCACAATATATCCATCTGAGCAGAGTTGCGTTGTTGATTCAATATTATGCGGCAATGACTCTCAAAAAGTGGATATTGCATTACATGGAGACTTTGTCCAATTGAAGTTGCATAACGCCTTCCCTGAAGATATTCAAGGTGGTGATTTGGCATCTATCGTTGGATTTGATATCCCAAGCTCCCAAGAATTTACCTCAAGACTCTTGACTTTCAGGCTGGATAGACCGTTATTACCTGGTACCTCGCTCATGCTCTTTAGAGGTGCTACAGAACAACCTTGtagaatcaaaaaattgTGTTGTACTGTCGATAAAAGTAATCCATCTAAGGTtttaaaaaagaaagtgaagCATTTGGGTTCTCAACAAGCTGCCATAGTTGAGATCGAGCTGGtggagaaaaaaagaagaatccCAATGCTAACATTCGAGCAAAATAAGAAGTTAGGAAGGGTGGTTCTAAGAAAGGAGGGAAGAACAATCGGAGCTGCGttgatcaaatctttaGATTATTAA
- the UFE1 gene encoding Ufe1p (similar to uniprot|P41834 Saccharomyces cerevisiae YOR075W UFE1 t-SNARE that resides on the endoplasmic reticulum and mediates retrograde traffic from the Golgi complex potential Cdc28p substrate endoplasmic reticulum t-SNARE coprecipitates with Sec20p Tip1p. and Sec22p) → MSNRTELFKKYMQVIAETQGIDDARNELNNTKAREDREKVKEKFSVKDTFVKESKQLMKHIMEFQIVIRQLTPRYESATDMTDQEKDDFDTESKLQLQQYFEKYKQLESYERQRQEMMKEKLEKWSATVPFFSRSIDDVSSFHKVNNQFRMGILQSLNMWLMKISDRLSTIQQTRLSRQRHIEAIDFNAQLHLPEEISVSQSPMITTTVEEIKQYEETMSKLSSEQLQILATEHEELLNLKNEELQKAEALRRTAVDIASLQSELATHLQVQTQNINTLLDNQTDVEMEMEKGNRQLKQANRKGDRLANMVMWFAIICGLLLLFFDYIN, encoded by the coding sequence ATGAGTAATAGAACTGAGCTCTTCAAAAAGTACATGCAAGTGATTGCAGAGACTCAGGGAATTGATGATGCTAGGAACGAATTGAATAATACGAAAGCGAGAGAGGATAGAGAAAAGGTGAAGGAAAAGTTTAGTGTAAAGGATACTTTTGTAAAAGAAAGTAAGCAGTTGATGAAACATATTATGGAATTCCAGATAGTGATAAGGCAATTGACTCCCAGGTACGAAAGTGCTACTGACATGACTGATCAGGAGaaagatgattttgataCAGAGAGCAAACTTCAATTACAGCAATATTTCGAGAAATATAAGCAATTGGAATCGTATGAAAGACAGAGACAAgaaatgatgaaagaaaagttagAGAAATGGTCCGCAACCGTACCATTTTTCTCTAGATCAATTGACGATGTATCCAGTTTCCACAAGGTGAATAATCAATTTCGTATGGGTATATTACAGTCATTGAATATGTGGCTCATGAAGATTTCAGATAGGTTGTCAACCATTCAGCAGACACGATTATCCAGACAAAGACATATCGAAGCCATTGATTTCAATGCTCAATTACACTTAcctgaagaaatttctgTATCACAGTCTCCTATGATAACGACaactgttgaagaaatcaaacagTACGAGGAAACGATGTCCAAACTCTCTTCAGAACAATTACAAATCTTGGCCACAGAGCATGAAGAACTTCTtaatttgaagaacgaagaattacaaaaagCAGAGGCACTACGGAGAACCGCAGTAGATATTGCATCGCTACAGAGTGAATTGGCTACACATTTGCAGGTTCAAACACAAAATATTAATACATTGCTCGATAATCAGACTGACGTGGAGatggaaatggaaaaaggTAACAGACAGTTGAAACAGGCCAACAGGAAAGGAGATAGGCTCGCTAACATGGTCATGTGGTTTGCTATAATTTGTGGACTGCTATTGTTATTCTTCGATTACATAAATTAA
- the DAD2 gene encoding Dad2p (similar to uniprot|Q759Q6 Ashbya gossypii ADR217C DAD2 DASH complex subunit DAD2 and weakly similar to YKR083C uniprot|P36162 Saccharomyces cerevisiae YKR083C DAD2 Essential protein component of the DASH complex involved in spindle integrity and kinetochore function interacts with Duo1p and Dam1p localizes to intranuclear spindles and kinetochore), which yields MAFETEIETKRRELNYLKHVSALTQKLKAQLDELSVQVAQMNSNAVTVKDVMANWDSVLRSISQASISLLQYTENDYETGKWASKEEHRNQQGAEDESAASESSEDNQQRQQDQLPPLPETLVRVKVADDVE from the coding sequence ATGGCATTTGAAACCGAGATCGAGACTAAGAGAAGAGaattgaattatttgaagCATGTTTCTGCATTGACACAGAAATTAAAGGCTCAATTGGACGAGCTGAGCGTTCAGGTAGCGCAGATGAATAGCAATGCTGTGACTGTTAAAGACGTAATGGCTAATTGGGACTCGGTTCTTCGGTCTATCTCTCAGGCTTCGATATCTTTACTTCAGTATACAGAAAACGACTATGAGACTGGGAAATGGGCCAGTAAAGAGGAACATAGAAACCAACAGGGCGCTGAAGATGAAAGTGCTGCGTCAGAAAGTTCAGAAGATAACCAGCAGCGGCAACAGGATCAATTACCTCCGCTTCCGGAAACTTTGGTACGGGTGAAAGTTGCAGATGACGTTGAATAA
- the CDC21 gene encoding thymidylate synthase (highly similar to uniprot|P06785 Saccharomyces cerevisiae YOR074C CDC21 Thymidylate synthase required for de novo biosynthesis of pyrimidine deoxyribonucleotides expression is induced at G1/S): MTLSDENVKRVKLEAVNAEEQQYLDLCERIINEGEFRPDRTGTGTYSLFAPPQLRFNLSNDTFPLLTTKRVFTKGIILELLWFVAGCTDGKKLSEQGVKIWEGNGSREYLDSLGLTDRREGDLGPVYGFQWRHFGAEYKTCDDDYSGQGVDQLKEIIHKLKTNPYDRRIILSAWNPPDFPKMALPPCHVFSQFYVSFPKGEGAKPRLSCVLYQRSCDMGLGVPFNIASYALLTKMIAMVCDMEPGEFIHTLGDAHVYKDHVDALRTQIAREPRAFPKLKIKRNVSDIDDFKYEDFEITDYNPHGKIQMKMSV, encoded by the coding sequence ATGACGCTGAGCGATGAAAACGTGAAGAGAGTTAAGCTTGAGGCTGTTAACGCGGAAGAACAGCAGTATTTGGATTTATGTGAAAGGATTATCAATGAGGGAGAATTCAGACCAGATAGAACTGGTACAGGGACTTATTCCCTTTTTGCGCCTCCACAGTTACGGTTTAATTTGAGCAATGATACTTTCCCGCTTCTCACTACGAAGAGAGTGTTTACGAAAGGTATTATTTTGGAGCTCTTATGGTTTGTTGCTGGATGTACAGACGGGAAGAAATTATCAGAACAAGGCGTTAAGATATGGGAAGGTAACGGTTCTCGTGAGTACCTGGACTCACTTGGGTTGACTGACAGAAGAGAGGGGGATTTAGGACCAGTTTACGGGTTCCAATGGAGACATTTTGGGGCCGAATATAAGACATGTGATGATGATTATAGTGGTCAAGGTGTTGATCAGTTGAAGGAGATTATTCATAAGTTGAAGACAAATCCATACGACAGAagaataattctttctgCATGGAACCCTCCGGATTTCCCCAAGATGGCTTTACCGCCATGCCATGTTTTCTCGCAATTTTACGTCAGTTTCCCCAAGGGAGAAGGTGCCAAACCAAGATTGTCATGTGTACTTTATCAGAGATCATGTGATATGGGTCTAGGAGTACCCTTTAACATCGCGTCGTATGCGCTACtgacgaagatgattgCTATGGTCTGTGATATGGAACCTGGTGAATTTATTCACACTTTGGGTGATGCGCATGTTTATAAAGATCATGTTGATGCATTAAGGACACAAATTGCCAGAGAGCCAAGAGCTTTCccaaaattgaagataaagAGAAATGTCAGTGATATCGACGATTTCAAATACGAAGACTTCGAAATAACTGACTATAACCCTCATGGGAAGATtcaaatgaagatgagCGTTTGA
- a CDS encoding uncharacterized protein (conserved hypothetical protein) yields the protein MTVPENVLTTHQRVIQSCVLYNIVPRSIARAWEPQHLLWKGKLIVDELLHLDGSNQSTMMQPSLYRFRFVSDKEDGVDKEDINSDERLFCETQVISNLKELHTVLQRREKWYQIAMLCEGQHRHQIALELQIKDAYQMQLFEDIILRIRDEYEIFQEMYDGY from the coding sequence ATGACAGTTCCGGAGAATGTGCTGACAACGCATCAACGAGTGATACAGAGTTGTGTTTTGTATAATATCGTACCGCGAAGCATTGCAAGAGCGTGGGAACCCCAGCATTTGCTATGGAAGGGGAAGCTTATAGTAGACGAGCTTTTGCATTTGGATGGGTCCAATCAGTCGACGATGATGCAACCGTCGCTGTACAGGTTTCGATTCGTTTCGGATAAAGAGGACGGAGTTGATAAAGAGGATATAAACAGCGACGAGAGGTTGTTCTGTGAGACGCAGGTGATATCGAATCTGAAGGAGCTGCATACGGTATTGCAGCGGAGGGAGAAATGGTATCAGATAGCAATGTTGTGCGAGGGACAGCATAGGCATCAGATTGCATTGGAACTACAAATAAAAGATGCGTATCAGATGCAGTTATTCGAAGATATAATCCTGAGAATCCGAGATGAGTACGAAATTTTCCAAGAGATGTACGATGGGTATTAG